In a genomic window of Nesterenkonia halotolerans:
- a CDS encoding MogA/MoaB family molybdenum cofactor biosynthesis protein, with protein MTDTPELGKTDYSDAETSRMIAPVIVSTRAATGVTEDRSAPVIAELAQTIGFFSRPPVIIPDGEGVLAAISELLVQIEPAVIITSGGTGLTPDDLTPEFTKPLLDKEIPGIMEAVRAHGLSKNPLAALSRGVAGVTGKTVIVNLPGSPKAVREGMEVLVKLLPHLCDQVSDIRDHDSWGTDS; from the coding sequence ATGACTGACACCCCGGAACTGGGAAAGACCGACTACTCCGACGCCGAGACCTCGCGCATGATCGCTCCGGTCATCGTCTCCACCCGGGCGGCCACCGGCGTGACCGAGGATCGTTCGGCGCCGGTCATCGCGGAACTCGCACAGACGATCGGATTCTTCTCGCGGCCTCCGGTGATCATCCCCGACGGCGAAGGCGTGCTCGCGGCCATCTCCGAGCTGCTGGTGCAGATCGAACCGGCCGTCATCATCACCTCCGGCGGCACCGGCCTCACCCCGGATGACCTCACCCCGGAGTTCACCAAACCGCTGCTGGACAAGGAGATCCCCGGCATCATGGAGGCCGTGCGCGCCCATGGCCTGTCCAAGAATCCGCTGGCCGCGCTGAGTCGGGGCGTGGCCGGGGTGACCGGCAAGACCGTCATCGTGAACCTTCCGGGCTCGCCGAAAGCCGTGCGCGAAGGCATGGAGGTCCTCGTCAAGCTGCTGCCGCACCTCTGCGATCAGGTCTCCGACATCCGCGACCACGACTCCTGGGGCACCGACTCATGA
- the moaC gene encoding cyclic pyranopterin monophosphate synthase MoaC, producing MIAQHGREPAESAQPTGDHHENAQRLTHVRGDGSAHMVDVSGKEVTSRVARAQAVLITTSNVTALLAGDGLPKGDALATARIAGIMAAKKTPELVPLCHPLPVAKVTVDLEVDAPAPGSVLITTEVKTTSRTGVEIEALTAAAVAALTLYDMIKAVDKAAVITDQKVLFKAGGRSGEWTRTETETG from the coding sequence ATGATCGCCCAGCACGGTCGTGAGCCGGCCGAGTCAGCCCAGCCCACCGGCGACCATCACGAGAACGCGCAGAGGCTGACCCATGTTCGGGGCGACGGCAGCGCCCACATGGTGGATGTCTCCGGCAAGGAGGTCACCTCCCGCGTGGCGCGAGCCCAGGCGGTGCTCATCACCACCAGCAATGTCACCGCCCTGCTTGCAGGGGACGGTCTGCCCAAGGGCGACGCGCTCGCCACGGCCCGGATCGCGGGCATCATGGCGGCGAAGAAGACGCCCGAGCTGGTGCCGCTGTGCCATCCGCTGCCGGTGGCGAAGGTGACCGTTGACCTTGAGGTCGATGCTCCCGCACCGGGATCGGTGCTCATCACCACCGAGGTGAAGACGACCTCACGCACCGGGGTGGAGATTGAAGCATTGACCGCGGCGGCAGTCGCGGCGTTGACTCTGTACGACATGATCAAGGCCGTGGACAAGGCCGCCGTGATCACGGACCAGAAGGTTCTGTTCAAAGCAGGGGGCAGAAGCGGCGAATGGACCAGGACTGAGACGGAGACTGGATGA
- a CDS encoding molybdopterin molybdotransferase MoeA — protein sequence MSETTTRVPVEEHISRLKDVLGAALGARATETVEISAGGVAGRIIAERLVSEVPLPGFDNSQMDGFAMRAADLTVRDGEARLPVAGTTAAGNEPALLPLGAAYEVMTGAPIPAGADLVIPVEFTEGFGAKEVHFAGLSEADVARGRYIRAIGSDIAAGELLAEPGDVISPAQLAVLVACGYAELEVLEPIRTLVLSTGDEIRRPGSELRPGQLYDSDTPLLGAVLETFGHQVVTSRVGTDDPAWFLDALDALVAVHHPHLIITAGGISKGAYEVVRQGLGNRGISFGTVAQQPGGPQGWGLLEGDLEGRGLLHWRSQQEDPHAPIAVIALPGNPVSSAVSMETLVRPALAAVDPNCAPPRRITVRTVEDISSPQGVRQFRRVRILDDAAAEAGGVPTVALEGGPGSHLLGHLARADALLELPEDDVEVPSGSERQAVLITGRGVGTR from the coding sequence ATGTCAGAGACCACTACTCGAGTGCCCGTTGAAGAGCACATCAGCCGCCTGAAAGACGTCCTGGGTGCCGCGCTGGGTGCCCGTGCCACCGAGACCGTGGAGATCTCCGCCGGCGGCGTGGCCGGCCGAATCATCGCCGAACGGCTGGTCTCCGAGGTCCCGCTTCCCGGGTTCGACAACTCCCAGATGGACGGCTTCGCCATGCGCGCCGCTGATCTCACCGTGCGCGACGGCGAGGCGAGGCTCCCCGTGGCCGGCACCACCGCCGCGGGCAATGAGCCTGCGCTGCTGCCGCTCGGTGCCGCCTACGAGGTGATGACCGGCGCGCCCATTCCCGCCGGCGCGGACCTGGTCATCCCGGTGGAGTTCACCGAGGGCTTCGGCGCCAAAGAAGTCCACTTCGCCGGGCTGAGCGAGGCCGACGTCGCCCGCGGACGCTACATCCGCGCCATCGGCTCGGACATCGCCGCCGGCGAGCTGCTGGCCGAGCCCGGTGATGTCATCAGCCCCGCCCAGCTGGCGGTGCTCGTGGCCTGCGGCTACGCCGAGCTCGAGGTTCTCGAACCCATCCGCACCCTGGTGCTCTCCACCGGAGACGAGATCCGCCGGCCCGGCTCCGAACTGCGTCCCGGGCAGCTCTACGACTCGGACACCCCGCTGCTCGGCGCTGTACTGGAGACCTTCGGCCACCAGGTCGTGACCTCCCGGGTGGGCACCGATGACCCGGCCTGGTTCCTCGACGCACTCGATGCTCTCGTGGCCGTGCACCACCCGCACCTGATCATCACGGCCGGGGGCATCAGCAAGGGTGCCTACGAGGTGGTGCGCCAGGGCCTGGGCAACCGCGGCATCTCCTTCGGCACCGTGGCCCAGCAGCCCGGCGGACCTCAAGGATGGGGCCTCCTCGAAGGTGACCTCGAAGGCCGAGGACTGCTGCACTGGCGCTCCCAGCAGGAGGACCCCCACGCACCGATCGCCGTGATCGCGCTGCCCGGGAACCCGGTGTCCTCCGCCGTGAGCATGGAGACCCTGGTCCGGCCCGCGCTGGCGGCGGTGGATCCCAACTGTGCCCCACCGCGCCGCATCACCGTGCGCACTGTGGAGGACATCAGCTCCCCACAGGGCGTGCGGCAGTTCCGCCGCGTGCGCATCCTCGACGATGCCGCCGCCGAGGCAGGCGGGGTGCCCACCGTGGCGCTCGAAGGCGGCCCCGGCTCGCACCTGCTGGGACACCTGGCCCGCGCGGACGCCCTGCTGGAGCTGCCCGAGGACGACGTCGAGGTCCCCTCCGGCTCGGAGCGGCAGGCCGTGCTGATCACCGGCCGGGGAGTGGGCACCCGATGA
- the moaA gene encoding GTP 3',8-cyclase MoaA, translated as MPALRSRSGSSDRPPTGATGPDTTGPDPSRGLMDSFGRRATDLRISLIDKCNLRCTYCMPAEGLPWLSKDQLLSAAEIRRLVHIGVNTLGVRELRLTGGEPLVRADLVDIIAGLRADHPDLPIAMTTNAIGLERKAAALAEAGLTRVNISLDSVHRETFAQLTRRDSLDKVLIGVEAAAAAGLTPLKINAVLMRGVNDTHAADLLEWSVARGFELRFIEQMPLDGDQQWKAEGTISAAETRGLLSERFRLAPTQENRDGAPAERFDVFPLDTAPGASPESAPEPLGRVGIIASVTEPFCGDCRRTRLTAEGRVMSCLFSNEEFDLMHLLRAPESTDADIAQAWAEAMWVKPAAHGTDRPGFDLASFHRPDRSMSAIGG; from the coding sequence ATGCCGGCGCTGCGAAGCCGGTCCGGCTCCAGCGATCGTCCGCCCACCGGGGCGACCGGCCCCGACACCACCGGGCCCGATCCCTCACGCGGGCTCATGGACTCCTTCGGCCGCCGCGCCACCGACCTGCGGATCTCGCTGATCGACAAGTGCAATCTGCGCTGCACCTACTGCATGCCCGCTGAGGGACTCCCCTGGCTCAGCAAGGACCAGCTGCTCTCGGCCGCTGAGATCCGCCGCCTCGTCCACATCGGTGTGAACACGCTCGGCGTGCGCGAACTGCGCCTGACCGGCGGGGAGCCGCTGGTGCGCGCCGACCTGGTGGACATCATCGCCGGGCTGCGCGCCGATCACCCCGATCTGCCCATCGCCATGACCACCAACGCCATCGGCCTGGAACGCAAGGCCGCGGCCCTCGCCGAGGCCGGGCTGACCCGGGTGAACATCTCCCTGGACTCGGTGCATCGCGAGACCTTCGCCCAGCTGACCCGACGCGACTCCCTGGACAAGGTGCTGATCGGCGTGGAGGCCGCGGCAGCCGCCGGACTCACTCCGCTGAAGATCAACGCGGTGCTGATGCGCGGGGTCAATGACACCCACGCCGCTGATCTGCTGGAATGGTCCGTCGCGCGCGGCTTCGAGCTGCGCTTCATCGAACAGATGCCACTGGACGGGGACCAGCAGTGGAAGGCCGAGGGCACCATCTCCGCCGCCGAGACCCGCGGCCTGCTCTCCGAGCGGTTCCGACTCGCCCCCACCCAGGAGAACCGCGACGGCGCCCCAGCCGAGCGCTTCGACGTCTTCCCGCTGGACACCGCGCCCGGGGCCTCCCCTGAGTCGGCGCCCGAACCGCTGGGCCGCGTGGGGATCATCGCCTCGGTGACCGAGCCGTTCTGCGGCGACTGCCGCCGCACCCGGCTCACCGCGGAGGGGCGCGTGATGAGCTGCCTGTTCTCCAACGAGGAGTTCGACCTGATGCACCTGCTGCGTGCCCCCGAGAGCACGGACGCGGACATCGCCCAGGCCTGGGCCGAGGCCATGTGGGTCAAGCCCGCCGCGCACGGCACCGACCGCCCCGGATTTGATCTGGCAAGCTTCCACCGCCCTGACCGTTCCATGTCAGCGATCGGAGGCTGA
- a CDS encoding MoaD/ThiS family protein has product MQDPSPAQNADAASRGATTGSTGAESTGDQQITVRFFAAAAEAAGAEQLQIPLPRPLPAAGIALAELIADLPQLVRQQTAEHTADDDGAPTSGTSPSAAPSLDRVCARSSFLVNGVRARSESTQVQPGDQLDVLPPFAGG; this is encoded by the coding sequence ATGCAGGACCCCTCGCCCGCGCAGAACGCAGACGCCGCCTCCCGTGGCGCCACAACCGGCTCAACCGGCGCGGAAAGCACCGGAGACCAGCAGATCACCGTCCGGTTCTTCGCCGCCGCCGCAGAGGCCGCCGGCGCCGAGCAGCTCCAGATTCCACTGCCCAGGCCGTTGCCCGCTGCAGGAATTGCCCTCGCTGAGCTCATCGCAGACCTGCCGCAGCTGGTCCGGCAGCAGACTGCTGAGCACACGGCGGACGACGACGGCGCGCCCACCTCGGGCACATCCCCCTCCGCCGCCCCCAGCCTGGACCGGGTATGTGCGCGCAGCTCGTTCCTGGTCAACGGAGTGCGCGCCCGGTCAGAGAGCACCCAGGTCCAGCCGGGTGACCAGCTGGACGTGCTGCCGCCCTTCGCCGGAGGCTGA
- a CDS encoding nuclear transport factor 2 family protein: MTRTPLETALAQFAAYRVGDLRAARMLLDDDMTFTSPQDDHLDKATFLETCFPTARRFLRQEITTAVEISPGTVLLRYMAQLPGQQPFSNVEIISVAEGLITEIQVYFGGVETSPPTSTTG; this comes from the coding sequence ATGACTCGTACCCCGCTGGAGACCGCACTGGCGCAGTTCGCTGCCTACCGGGTCGGAGACCTGCGCGCAGCCCGAATGCTGCTCGACGATGACATGACCTTCACCTCCCCGCAGGATGACCACCTGGACAAGGCCACCTTCTTGGAGACCTGCTTTCCCACCGCGCGACGGTTCCTGCGCCAAGAGATCACCACCGCCGTGGAGATCTCCCCCGGCACGGTGCTGCTGCGCTACATGGCCCAGCTGCCGGGACAGCAGCCGTTCAGCAACGTGGAGATCATCAGCGTGGCCGAAGGGCTCATCACCGAGATCCAGGTCTATTTCGGCGGGGTCGAGACCTCGCCGCCGACCTCGACTACCGGTTGA
- a CDS encoding M16 family metallopeptidase, with protein sequence MRVTIDPHTEGVLNHDAGSTVRRSVLPSGVRVLTEEMPGQRSVTLGFWIGVGSRDEAAHQHGSTHFLEHLLFKGTKTRSALEIASAFDSVGGESNAATGKEHTCYYARVLDTDLPMAVDVLTDIVTSALLDPAEMEIERGVILEELAMAEDDPEDVVHERFGSQVMDGHPLGRPIGGTPEEINAASRDDVFDHYQRWYRPDELVITAAGGLDHDHVVSLIAEALDKSAWDMTVAGSPAERRVGQETEIPVRAGTETIIKPVEQSQVILGGRGMPAADEDRFALSVMHAVLGGGMSSRLFQEVRERRGLAYSTYSFSSAMTDAGYFGLYAGCLPNKVEKVTEVMAAELERIATDHVTAEELTRAKGQLRGGTVLGMEETSSRMSRLGRAELVRGEFVDISDTLNQIDAITAEDLRKVAARLASSPRAVTVVGPS encoded by the coding sequence GCCGGCTCCACCGTCCGCCGCTCCGTGCTTCCCTCTGGAGTGCGCGTGCTCACCGAGGAGATGCCGGGCCAGCGCTCGGTCACCCTCGGATTCTGGATCGGCGTGGGCTCCCGCGACGAGGCCGCCCACCAGCACGGCTCCACCCACTTCCTGGAGCACCTGCTCTTCAAGGGCACCAAGACCCGCTCCGCGCTGGAGATCGCCTCGGCCTTCGACAGCGTGGGAGGGGAGTCCAACGCCGCCACCGGCAAGGAGCACACCTGCTACTACGCGCGGGTGCTCGACACCGATCTGCCCATGGCCGTGGACGTGCTCACCGACATCGTCACCTCCGCCCTGCTCGATCCGGCCGAGATGGAGATCGAGCGCGGGGTCATCCTCGAAGAGCTCGCCATGGCCGAGGACGATCCCGAGGACGTGGTCCACGAGCGCTTCGGCTCCCAGGTCATGGACGGGCACCCGCTGGGCCGACCCATCGGCGGCACGCCCGAGGAGATCAACGCCGCCAGCCGCGACGACGTCTTCGACCACTACCAGCGCTGGTATCGCCCCGACGAGCTGGTCATCACCGCGGCGGGCGGACTCGACCATGACCACGTGGTCTCGCTGATCGCCGAGGCTCTCGACAAGTCCGCCTGGGACATGACCGTGGCAGGTTCACCGGCTGAGCGCCGGGTCGGCCAGGAGACCGAGATCCCGGTCCGCGCCGGCACCGAGACCATCATCAAGCCCGTGGAGCAGTCCCAGGTGATCCTCGGCGGACGCGGCATGCCCGCCGCTGACGAGGACCGATTCGCGCTCTCGGTGATGCACGCGGTACTGGGCGGCGGCATGTCCTCCCGGCTCTTCCAGGAGGTCCGCGAACGCCGCGGCCTGGCCTACTCCACCTACTCCTTCTCCTCCGCGATGACCGACGCCGGCTACTTCGGCCTCTACGCCGGATGCCTGCCGAACAAGGTGGAGAAGGTCACCGAGGTCATGGCCGCCGAGCTCGAGCGGATCGCCACCGACCACGTCACCGCCGAAGAGCTGACCCGCGCGAAGGGCCAGCTGCGCGGAGGCACCGTGCTGGGCATGGAGGAGACCTCCTCACGCATGTCCCGGCTGGGCCGCGCGGAGCTGGTGCGCGGGGAGTTCGTGGACATCTCCGACACGCTGAACCAGATCGACGCCATCACCGCCGAAGACCTGCGCAAGGTCGCCGCCCGGCTGGCCAGCTCCCCGCGAGCGGTCACCGTGGTCGGCCCCAGCTAG